The Erigeron canadensis isolate Cc75 chromosome 4, C_canadensis_v1, whole genome shotgun sequence genome window below encodes:
- the LOC122595599 gene encoding ornithine aminotransferase, mitochondrial: MATRRCLKNLFLIKHGSRGSSSSVRCFGTTSLSSRHLIDLEHDYSAHNYHPVPVVFSHGKGSTIWDPEGKKYLDFLAAYSAVNQGHCHPRIMKALIEQAQTLTLSSRAFYNDKFPVFAEYLTKLFGYDMVLPMNTGAEGVETAIKLARKWGYEKKRIPKDQAMIVSCCGCFHGRTVGAISMSCDNDATRGFWPLLPGQLKVDFGDEASLKKLFEEKGEQIAGFLFEPIQGEAGVIIPPDGYLKAVRELCSKHNILMIADEIQSGIARSGRMLACDWEGVRPDVVILGKALGGGVIPVSAVLADKDIMLCIQPGEHGSTFGGNPLASAVAIASLQVIQDEKLVERSAEMGEELRKLLTKTQQQFPEVVMEIRGKGLFNAVELFSKSLFPATAYDLCIKLKERGVLAKPTHNATIRLTPPLSISLNEIQEGAKAFHDVLEHDLPKLVKEKPKPTASKGPSSCDRCGRDLYG; this comes from the exons GATTTAGAACATGATTACAGCGCCCataa ttATCATCCGGTTCCTGTTGTATTTTCACATGGAAAAGGGTCAACTATATGGGATCCTGAAGGCAAGAAGTATCTTGACTTTCTGGCCGCTTACTCTGCGGTTAATCAG GGACATTGCCATCCAAGGATCATGAAAGCATTAATCGAGCAGGCACAAACTTTAACTCTTAGCTCTAGAGCCTTCTACAATGACAAGTTTCCAGTCTTTGCGgaatatttaacaaaattatttgGATATGATATGGTTCTTCCGATGAATACTGGGGCTGAAGGAGTAGAAACTGCGATAAAATTGGCAAGAAAGTGGGGTTATGAGAAAAAAAGAATTCCCAAAGATCAG GCTATGATTGTGTCATGTTGTGGCTGCTTTCATGGTCGTACAGTCGGTGCTATTTCTATGAGCTGTGATAATGATGCCACACGTGGATTTTGGCCATTGTTACCTGGCCAACTTAAAGTTGACTTTGGAGATGAAGCGTCTCTTAAGAAACTTTTTGAAG AAAAAGGAGAACAGATTGCTGGTTTCTTATTTGAACCCATACAAGGAGAGGCTGGG GTTATAATTCCTCCAGATGGTTATCTTAAGGCTGTCAGAGAACTTTGCTCAAAGCATAACATCTTAATGATTGCAGATGAAATCCAAAGTGGCATTGCACGATCAGGAAGAATGCTGGCATGTGACTGGGAAGGTGTCCGCCCCGATGTTGTT ATATTAGGGAAAGCATTGGGAGGTGGAGTGATACCAGTAAGCGCAGTTCTTGCAGACAAAGACATTATGCTTTGTATACAACCAGGGGAGCATGGGAG TACATTTGGAGGAAACCCATTGGCTAGTGCGGTTGCCATTGCGTCATTGCAAGTGATACAAGATGAGAAACTTGTAGAAAG gTCTGCCGAAATGGGAGAAGAGCTGAGgaaattattaacaaaaactCAGCAGCAATTTCCTGAAGTTGTAATGGAAATCAGAGGAAAAGGTTTATTCAATGCAGTAGAGCTTTTTAGCAAGTCTTTATTCCCTGCAACTGCGTACGATCTTTGTATCAAACTGAAGGAAAGAGGAGTTCTTGCAAAACCCACTCATAATGCTACTATTCGATTAACTCCTCCCCTTTCCATTAG TTTGAATGAGATTCAAGAAGGAGCTAAAGCGTTTCATGATGTCTTGGAACACGACCTTCCAAAACTGGTGAAGGAGAAGCCTAAACCTACTGCCTCGAAAGGTCCAAGTTCATGTGATCGTTGTGGACGTGATCTGTATGGTTGA
- the LOC122595395 gene encoding F-box protein At5g46170-like produces the protein MTSSFRPDLTTKIHPEPPPQEFPIDHFDLLPDPLLLLIFNNIGDVKTLGRCGVVSKRFQYLVPQVENVVVRVDCVISDDDSGNPSANSVKSCGPFSNLVRFLCSGFVKPIYALGQLLGTKRCSNYSNLSSNNVISGCENNNVVVDDDDDDCQNGVNNVTHHSPTQVLKNFNEIKSLKIELPSGELGLEDDVLLKWKADFGSTLDNCVMLGASAVIRRENVTSSEIGNGNGNEDSGSIPESFYTNGGLKLRVVWTISSLIAASARHYLLQPIIAEHKTLDSLVLTDGDRQGVLCMNKEQLEELRVKPLSASSASKRTLVPALNMKLWYAPYLELPNGNVLKGATLVAIRPSEQSGQKEVSDGSWVSSAFEEPYGTAARMLVKRRTYCLEMNSF, from the coding sequence ATGACGTCATCTTTCCGGCCAGATCTCACCACCAAAATCCACCCTGAACCACCACCTCAGGAATTCCCAATTGACCATTTTGATCTTTTGCCTGACCCACTTCTTTTATTGATCTTCAACAATATTGGTGATGTCAAGACTTTAGGCCGATGCGGTGTCGTTTCGAAAAGGTTCCAGTATCTTGTCCCACAGGTCGAAAACGTCGTCGTTCGGGTGGATTGTGTGATCTCCGATGATGATTCTGGTAACCCATCTGCTAATTCTGTTAAATCTTGTGGACCCTTTTCGAATCTTGTTAGGTTTTTGTGTTCTGGTTTTGTTAAGCCTATTTATGCTTTAGGACAGCTTTTAGGGACTAAAAGATGTTCTAATTATAGTAATCTTAGTTCTAATAATGTTATTTCGGGTTGCGAAAACAataatgttgttgttgatgatgatgatgatgattgtcaAAATGGTGTAAATAATGTTACTCATCACTCGCCTACAcaagttttgaaaaactttaATGAGATTAAGTCCTTGAAAATCGAGCTCCCGAGTGGCGAATTAGGATTAGAAGATGATGTTTTGTTGAAATGGAAAGCTGATTTTGGGTCTACTTTAGATAATTGTGTTATGCTTGGTGCCTCGGCTGTGATTCGTCGCGAAAATGTTACTTCTAGTGAAATtgggaatggaaatgggaacgAGGATAGTGGGAGTATACCCGAATCGTTTTATACTAATGGTGGGTTGAAGTTACGGGTAGTTTGGACTATAAGTTCATTGATTGCGGCGTCTGCAAGGCATTACTTGCTTCAACCGATAATTGCAGAGCATAAGACGTTGGATTCGTTAGTTTTGACGGATGGGGATAGACAAGGGGTGTTGTGTATGAATAAGGAGCAGTTGGAGGAGTTGAGGGTGAAGCCGTTGTCGGCTTCTTCAGCTTCAAAGAGAACGCTCGTTCCTGCTTTGAATATGAAGCTTTGGTATGCTCCTTATTTGGAGTTACCTAATGGAAACGTGCTTAAGGGAGCTACATTGGTGGCAATTAGGCCTAGTGAACAATCGGGTCAGAAGGAGGTTTCCGATGGGTCATGGGTTTCGTCTGCTTTTGAAGAGCCTTACGGTACTGCAGCTAGGATGTTGGTTAAAAGGAGGACTTATTGCCTTGAGATGAATTCTTTTTAA
- the LOC122595502 gene encoding transcription factor TCP24-like → MEVDDFQKQVSKFQRVSSNGSSTTTTDNSQKLATHRGILDVGTERGSESKYDVNLGLCGWPTSRIVRVSRASGGKDRHSKVLTSKGLRDRRVRLSVSTAIQFYDLQDRLGYDQPSKAVEWLLKAASSSIDELPSLDPPFSTVSTNSMEDLEDPPPHQQLLVGHIDGNNNVVTKSPPACSSTSETSKGSGLSLSNRSENRIKARERAREMVSKKDKDKEKESTTTATDNHQHQLPKTCNPTFTDLLTGGIHSRPVCSEALRTHWTTPSMDYFFSRNPNPQLIQFSNNNQQPQQHFAFLQDGFVPMAISGGGSENLNFSMSSTTPLISNNGNVAGGTLQSNLPSSTLLLPHHSHHQSSNSIGHGSTSGHNMPFFIVPNPGSDHFPTAYHLTYGNGANSDQHKEKPNN, encoded by the coding sequence ATGGAAGTAgatgattttcaaaaacaagtGTCTAAATTCCAAAGAGTTAGTTCAAATGGTAGTAGTACTACAACAACTGATAATTCACAAAAATTAGCAACTCATAGAGGCATTCTAGATGTCGGTACCGAACGAGGTAGTGAGAGCAAATACGACGTTAATTTAGGGCTATGTGGATGGCCCACGTCTCGAATTGTTAGGGTTTCTAGAGCTTCTGGTGGAAAAGATAGACATAGTAAGGTCTTGACATCGAAAGGATTACGCGATAGACGCGTACGCCTTTCGGTGTCGACCGCTATTCAGTTTTATGATTTGCAAGATAGGTTGGGGTATGATCAGCCTAGTAAAGCTGTTGAATGGTTATTAAAAGCTGCTTCTAGTTCAATTGATGAACTTCCTTCTTTAGATCCTCCGTTTAGTACTGTTAGTACTAATAGTATGGAGGATCTTGAAGATCCGCCCCCCCACCAACAGCTGTTGGTGGGGCACATTGATGGCAATAATAACGTGGTAACGAAATCGCCACCTGCTTGTAGTAGTACTTCTGAAACTAGTAAAGGGTCTGGCCTTTCTTTAAGTAATAGATCCGAAAATCGAATTAAAGCTAGAGAAAGAGCAAGAGAAATGGTGTCTAAAAAAGATAAGGATAAGGAAAAGGAAAGTACTACTACTGCTACTGATAATCATCAACATCAATTGCCTAAAACTTGTAACCCAACTTTTACGGATCTCCTCACAGGAGGGATCCATAGTCGTCCAGTGTGTTCTGAAGCACTCAGAACACACTGGACAACACCGTCTATGGACTATTTCTTTTCTAGAAACCCCAACCCACAATTAATCCAATTCAGCAACAACAACCAACAACCACAACAACATTTTGCCTTCCTTCAAGATGGTTTTGTACCAATGGCGattagtggtggtggtagtgagAACTTAAACTTCTCAATGTCGTCGACGACACCATTAATATCGAATAATGGTAATGTTGCAGGGGGGACCCTTCAGTCCAATTTACCATCATCAACTCTTCTTTTACCTCATCATTCACATCATCAATCGTCTAATTCGATTGGCCACGGATCGACTTCTGGACATAATATGCCATTTTTCATTGTTCCAAACCCGGGTTCTGACCATTTTCCGACTGCTTACCATCTTACCTATGGCAATGGAGCCAATTCAGATCAACACAAAGAAAAACCAAACAACTGA